From candidate division WOR-3 bacterium, a single genomic window includes:
- a CDS encoding biopolymer transporter ExbD: MRVEKEKKVEARIPTASMSDIAFLLIIFFMVTTVFRQERGLDITLPGSNLAVKLEQRRIHHIYLGWSSRNPNERVPIVSINDQIFPMDQVDGVLRQKLEEYRASTTGTDEEWKQFVFSLQIERDMPYVFVDSLLQEARQGGRNVVQAIQINYGAREAQKGG; this comes from the coding sequence ATGAGAGTGGAAAAAGAAAAAAAAGTTGAAGCGAGGATACCGACAGCTTCGATGTCGGACATCGCTTTTTTGCTTATTATATTTTTTATGGTTACAACAGTTTTCAGACAGGAAAGAGGTCTCGACATCACCCTTCCTGGGTCGAACCTCGCAGTGAAACTGGAACAGAGAAGGATACACCACATATATCTGGGCTGGTCTTCGAGAAACCCAAACGAGAGGGTTCCCATAGTATCCATAAACGACCAGATTTTCCCGATGGATCAGGTTGACGGGGTTCTCAGGCAGAAGCTCGAAGAATACAGGGCGAGCACGACCGGTACCGACGAAGAGTGGAAGCAGTTCGTCTTCAGCTTGCAGATTGAAAGGGACATGCCATATGTATTTGTGGATTCTCTTCTTCAGGAGGCGAGGCAGGGCGGAAGGAACGTAGTTCAGGCCATTCAGATAAACTATGGGGCGAGAGAAGCTCAAAAAGGGGGATGA
- a CDS encoding energy transducer TonB, protein MDRKRMDTSVPIRTGVILALVFHLLALVAIPEPNIPEYKPAERKESENIQQEVNLQVDFQTIEEIQQQIQQPQDIMQEIQQSGEIILSTEGDTLIGGAASDVFEVDTTELLPDDQGEVSSEYVSVYETPPRPVHIQEPAYPSAALNQNLEGTVVLLLYVDIDGKVTRADVINSTNPLFNDAAVDAGLRCTFKPAESAGRPIRVKLVFPVNFKLTN, encoded by the coding sequence ATGGATCGAAAACGCATGGACACATCTGTCCCTATAAGGACAGGGGTAATTCTCGCTCTGGTGTTTCATCTCCTCGCGCTCGTAGCGATTCCGGAACCCAATATACCGGAATACAAGCCTGCCGAGAGGAAGGAATCGGAAAACATCCAGCAGGAAGTAAATCTGCAAGTCGATTTTCAGACCATTGAAGAAATTCAGCAGCAGATACAACAGCCCCAGGATATCATGCAGGAAATACAGCAGAGCGGCGAAATAATTTTGTCGACAGAAGGCGATACGCTGATTGGGGGCGCCGCGTCGGACGTTTTTGAAGTTGATACCACGGAACTTCTTCCAGACGATCAGGGGGAAGTATCTTCAGAATACGTCAGCGTTTACGAAACACCTCCGAGACCTGTTCATATTCAGGAACCTGCATACCCATCCGCTGCGCTAAACCAGAATTTGGAAGGAACTGTCGTCCTTTTGCTCTATGTCGATATAGACGGAAAAGTTACGAGAGCCGACGTGATAAACTCGACTAATCCCCTTTTCAACGACGCGGCCGTTGACGCCGGGCTCAGATGCACTTTCAAACCAGCAGAAAGCGCCGGCAGACCCATAAGAGTAAAATTAGTTTTTCCAGTTAATTTTAAGTTGACTAATTAA